The Bombus vancouverensis nearcticus chromosome 9, iyBomVanc1_principal, whole genome shotgun sequence genome includes a window with the following:
- the spri gene encoding src homology 2 domain-containing protein sprint isoform X6 → MLPPILNNINSDILTLYTNPGSGRSVATRATRGRYAEIGVKRSDVFLEPYLQQHGTVQVVSSPSTPPPNPLQHHQLTQLHHVQSEESLSSEGSATSGGSSSSTEDSGSEVACDITLIERLIRSHPIWFLPGIQRAGAFHLLQGKEEGNFVVRQSSQSDTMALSVRLPPGKGPYIEHYLIQANKGKLSLETSENRFDNIPSLIAHYSQCCDELPVQLTLPRAMREAKNRQQLSSLALLGQEFWRYPMANPKPPESSSSNTSSLSSFRGGNNNLNNNNNNIHTPTTESIVLNLAPISSHDTRSSSPTGALTTTTFASSLPRQPRPTPPNTLNLTTFNEPLDLKKEKISPGDKLSQKLISPNLVQSVRCPSPVVHNVESNVLSPVQDTKVSFESKTMAETSKSTMVELSRTRFSSVSTSMMNFHQNVSTFNNLSCTTSPVLPEIRNIIAENHSVGQNVKTPPPPPPRWAKPAIGPNQNNFSVTTTVTFNVNHSNDVGSSQNTPSDPNTSLLSPQSATSNKSLTSNFSVKSPLSPTTPILSPMSKLVPNTGVKTPNVLSPTTPSSTSKSKRRRDREARKNSQHYQESDILESYYRSSPGDKISDYEDIWNTTDQSNHSTWSPNDKLARNDGPANPQDRLRNSNDRLMVPDRVANANSERNFNERLPTSEQLIVRNDRMIVRNDKSIGNEKLSYKEMTSPEFSSFKPAQEAKPVEQSNGSPEETGMGRRPDLLSRVCSANSLNSPSTVTPPRNKLGLMLAKSESNSPLTPESKQGSPFYAEPADAIAQSAAIIPRRRPRNNPATNKYRHSEPGWLQNPVGANSNQLHPIDWEESEETEDKTPLISSSVDNLAKRLGTKETKKIPRAKPVQPPKIRTKVFNDTSWAVDSSWEFIGNEGDDCDPDYDCDADYEGDNVARKFPDEECDRDVVGNTLTVQSIILQRYPELLKPPDTSESLYSDRNSSYDNVEKRNEREEAGDTRKDQTYDSSEWETPLETDESDVERMKRNKSFKERLDPLLSPPRLQALRNRDNGGTGSSIRSYALQLAADKTTTFSQNIDNFIQCTKEGKEASPHVVMRNMRQFMSGMKNYLVKHGEKEFEKEVEKERLKLKANEFLNLDAILEGVMMNLVVRPLREHVYRLFVDHYATTGSLQTLAESIQHAQGKHIQDLGVRPKIIPPSEPNLERILKCIDRLQKADSPLDKLENLLAAFSAIFNSVKHANSGKHLALGADDLLPLLVWVLVRGRVVDAEVEAEYMWGLLHPSLLTGEGGYYLTTLSSAVHVLKTFKSSQGTMSTLNGCGTPDCSSVLRILVPDELHGSLNTRTLPVRPNMNTREICRILAHKIRCTNPQDYGLFKLVQGEETLLGDHECPQELSHCLFAYKRIDAKIAWPKTSS, encoded by the exons GAGCGATGTCTTCCTGGAACCGTATCTGCAGCAGCATGGAACCGTTCAGGTTGTCAGCTCGCCGAGCACGCCTCCGCCAAATCCGCTGCAGCATCATCAGCTCACGCAGCTACATCATGTACAG AGCGAGGAGTCGCTTTCCTCGGAAGGGTCGGCCACCTCGGGTGGATCTTCGAGCTCGACGGAAGATTCTGGCAGCGAGGTCGCGTGCGACATCACTCTGATCGAGAGGCTTATACGATCGCATCCGATTTGGTTCCTTCCTGGCATCCAAAGAGCCGGCGCTTTCCACTTGTTGCAAGGCAAAGAGGAAGGG AACTTCGTAGTCCGCCAGTCAAGTCAGAGCGACACGATGGCCCTGTCCGTGCGGCTGCCACCAGGAAAGGGACCGTACATCGAGCACTACCTGATCCAAGCCAACAAGGGGAAGCTGAGCTTGGAGACCAGCGAGAACAGGTTCGACAACATCCCCTCGCTGATCGCCCACTATTCTCAGTGTTG TGACGAATTGCCGGTCCAATTGACACTGCCAAGGGCGATGCGCGAGGCCAAGAATAGGCAGCAGCTCTCCTCCCTGGCGCTTCTGGGTCAGGAATTCTGGAGATACCCGATGGCGAATCCGAAACCACCGgagagcagcagcagcaacacgTCTAGCTTAAGCAGTTTCCGGGGTG GTAACAATAATTTgaataacaacaataacaatattCATACGCCGACGACGGAGAGTATCGTGTTGAATTTGGCGCCAATCTCGTCGCATGATACCC GAAGCTCGTCGCCTACAGGCGCCTTGACGACAACCACATTCGCGTCGTCGTTGCCTCGACAGCCTCGTCCAACGCCACCAAACACCTTGAATTTGACAACCTTCAACGAGCCTTTGGACCTGAAGAAAGAGAAGATCTCACCAGGCGACAAACTGTCTCAGAAATTAATCTCCCCTAATCTGGTGCAGAGCGTTCGTTGCCCTTCACCCGTGGTTCACAACGTGGAGAGTAACGTGCTGAGTCCTGTCCAGGACACCAAAGTCAGCTTCGAGTCGAAAACCATGGCAGAGACTTCGAAATCGACGATGGTCGAACTGTCCAGGACCAGATTCTCCTCTGTCAGCACTTCCATGATGAATTTCCATCAAAACGTGTCGACGTTCAATAATCTGTCCTGCACCACGTCCCCTGTACTACCTGAGATAAGAAATATCATAGCGGAGAATCATTCTGTGGGACAGAACGTGAAAACGCCACCTCCGCCGCCTCCGAGATGGGCGAAACCAGCGATTGGCCCGAATCAGAATAATTTCAGCGTTACTACCACCGTGACGTTCAATGTCAATCACTCGAATGATGTCGGTAGCTCTCAG AACACCCCATCGGACCCCAACACTTCTCTATTGAGCCCACAGAGCGCCACGTCGAACAAGTCTCTGACCTCAAACTTCTCCGTGAAGTCACCCTTGTCTCCGACGACGCCGATACTCTCCCCAATGTCAAAACTAGTCCCAAACACAGGCGTCAAGACGCCCAACGTTCTTTCACCAACTACGCCATCCAGTACGAGCAAATCGAAACGAAGACGAGACCGAGAAGCTCGAAAGAACTCGCAACACTACCAAGAATCTGACATTTTGGAGTCGTACTATCGAAGTTCACCTGGAGATAAGATTTCGGACTACGAGGATATTTGGAATACTACCGATCAGTCGAACCATTCCACGTGGTCTCCCAACGACAAACTGGCCAGGAATGATGGACCAGCGAACCCTCAGGACCGACTGAGGAACTCGAACGATCGACTGATGGTCCCAGACAGAGTTGCAAATGCAAATTCCGAGAGAAATTTCAACGAACGACTACCAACGAGCGAGCAGTTGATAGTGAGGAACGACAGGATGATCGTGAGAAACGACAAGTCGATCGGTAATGAGAAATTGAGTTACAAGGAGATGACCAGTCCCGAGTTTAGCAGCTTTAAGCCTGCTCAGGAGGCGAAGCCTGTGGAGCAGAGCAATGGATCGCCGGAAGAAACAGGAATGGGCAGGAGACCTGATCTGTTATCTCGAGTCT GTAGCGCGAATTCCTTGAACAGTCCCAGCACAGTGACACCTCCCAGGAACAAATTAGGCTTAATGCTGGCCAAATCAGAGAGCAACAGCCCCCTGACACCAGAGTCGAAGCAGGGTAGTCCGTTTTACGCGGAGCCAGCGGACGCTATCGCGCAGAGCGCGGCGATAATACCAAGAAGACGACCTAGGAACAACCCAGCAACGAACAAATATCGACACAGCGAACCAGGGTGGCTACAAAACCCAGTAGGTGCAAATTCTAATCAGCTGCATCCGATCGACTGGGAGGAATCGGAAGAAACGGAAGATAAGACGCCTCTGATCTCGTCTTCCGTGGATAATTTGGCCAAGAGACTCGGCACCAAAGAGACCAAGAAGATTCCACGTGCCAAGCCAGTACAACCACCAAAGATCAGGACCAAGGTGTTCAACGACACTTCCTGGGCCGTGGACTCCAGCTGGGAATTTATTG GCAACGAAGGGGACGACTGCGATCCGGACTACGACTGTGACGCGGATTACGAGGGCGACAACGTGGCCAGAAAGTTTCCGGACGAGGAGTGTGACAGGGACGTTGTTGGGAACACTTTGACCGTTCAGAGTATCATCCTCCAACG GTACCCAGAGCTGTTGAAACCGCCAGACACGTCGGAGTCGCTTTACAGCGACAGGAACTCCTCGTACGACAACGTCGAGAAGAGGAACGAAAGAGAGGAGGCTGGAGACACCAGGAAGGACCAAACTTATGACTCTTCCGAGTGGGAGACGCCATTGGAGACGGACGAAAGCGACGTGGAGAGGATGAAGAGGAACAAGAGCTTCAAAGAACGACTGGACCCTCTTCTCT CTCCTCCGAGGTTGCAAGCCCTCAGGAATCGTGACAACGGAGGCACAGGCTCCAGCATAAGATCGTACGCCTTGCAGCTAGCCGCTGACAAAACTACCACCTTCTCTCAGAATATCGATAATTTCATCCAATGcacgaaagaagggaaagaagccAGTCCGCACGTGGTTATGAGAAACATGAGACAGTTCATGTCTGGAATGAAGAACTATTTGGTGAAACACGGCGAAAAGGAGTTCGAGAAAGAAGTGGAGAAGGAAAGATTGAAGCTGAAGGCGAATGAATTTTTGAATCTGGACGCGATTTTGGAGGGCGTGATGATGAACCTGGTGGTCAGACCGCTCAGGGAACATGTTTACAGACTGTTTGTGGATCATTACGCGACCACCGGTTCGTTGCAAACCCTCGCCGAGAGCATTCAACACGCCCAAGGGAAACACATTCAGGATCTCGGCGTTCGA CCAAAGATCATACCCCCATCGGAGCCCAATTTGGAACGAATCCTCAAGTGCATCGATCGTCTTCAGAAGGCGGATTCACCTTTGGATAAGCTGGAAAACCTTCTCGCAGCTTTTTCGGCAATTTTCAACTCT GTAAAACACGCAAATTCTGGTAAACATTTGGCGCTGGGTGCCGACGACCTCCTTCCTCTTCTAGTTTGGGTGTTGGTTCGTGGCAGAGTTGTGGACGCTGAAGTGGAGGCTGAGTACATGTGGGGCTTGCTTCATCCCTCTCTTCTCACTGGCGAAGGGGGATATTATCTGACGACCTTGTCCAGCGCAGTTCACGTTTTGAAGACGTTCAAGTCCAGCCAGGGAACGATGTCCACTTTAAAT GGCTGTGGAACACCAGACTGTTCATCCGTACTACGAATCTTAGTGCCAGATGAACTGCATGGATCCCTGAACACCAGAACGTTGCCTGTGCGACCGAATATGAACACGAGAGAGATCTGTCGCATTCTTGCACATAAGATTAGATGCACCAACCCCCAGGACTATGGACTGTTCAAACTGGTTCAAGGGGAAG AAACCTTACTCGGTGACCACGAGTGTCCGCAAGAACTCTCTCACTGCCTTTTCGCTTACAAGCGGATCGACGCGAAGATAGCCTGGCCGAAGACCAGTTCTTAA
- the spri gene encoding src homology 2 domain-containing protein sprint isoform X10 has translation MLSELCTTPNSYERSDVFLEPYLQQHGTVQVVSSPSTPPPNPLQHHQLTQLHHVQSEESLSSEGSATSGGSSSSTEDSGSEVACDITLIERLIRSHPIWFLPGIQRAGAFHLLQGKEEGNFVVRQSSQSDTMALSVRLPPGKGPYIEHYLIQANKGKLSLETSENRFDNIPSLIAHYSQCCDELPVQLTLPRAMREAKNRQQLSSLALLGQEFWRYPMANPKPPESSSSNTSSLSSFRGGNNNLNNNNNNIHTPTTESIVLNLAPISSHDTRSSSPTGALTTTTFASSLPRQPRPTPPNTLNLTTFNEPLDLKKEKISPGDKLSQKLISPNLVQSVRCPSPVVHNVESNVLSPVQDTKVSFESKTMAETSKSTMVELSRTRFSSVSTSMMNFHQNVSTFNNLSCTTSPVLPEIRNIIAENHSVGQNVKTPPPPPPRWAKPAIGPNQNNFSVTTTVTFNVNHSNDVGSSQNTPSDPNTSLLSPQSATSNKSLTSNFSVKSPLSPTTPILSPMSKLVPNTGVKTPNVLSPTTPSSTSKSKRRRDREARKNSQHYQESDILESYYRSSPGDKISDYEDIWNTTDQSNHSTWSPNDKLARNDGPANPQDRLRNSNDRLMVPDRVANANSERNFNERLPTSEQLIVRNDRMIVRNDKSIGNEKLSYKEMTSPEFSSFKPAQEAKPVEQSNGSPEETGMGRRPDLLSRVSGSANSLNSPSTVTPPRNKLGLMLAKSESNSPLTPESKQGSPFYAEPADAIAQSAAIIPRRRPRNNPATNKYRHSEPGWLQNPVGANSNQLHPIDWEESEETEDKTPLISSSVDNLAKRLGTKETKKIPRAKPVQPPKIRTKVFNDTSWAVDSSWEFIGNEGDDCDPDYDCDADYEGDNVARKFPDEECDRDVVGNTLTVQSIILQRYPELLKPPDTSESLYSDRNSSYDNVEKRNEREEAGDTRKDQTYDSSEWETPLETDESDVERMKRNKSFKERLDPLLSPPRLQALRNRDNGGTGSSIRSYALQLAADKTTTFSQNIDNFIQCTKEGKEASPHVVMRNMRQFMSGMKNYLVKHGEKEFEKEVEKERLKLKANEFLNLDAILEGVMMNLVVRPLREHVYRLFVDHYATTGSLQTLAESIQHAQGKHIQDLGVRPKIIPPSEPNLERILKCIDRLQKADSPLDKLENLLAAFSAIFNSVKHANSGKHLALGADDLLPLLVWVLVRGRVVDAEVEAEYMWGLLHPSLLTGEGGYYLTTLSSAVHVLKTFKSSQGTMSTLNGCGTPDCSSVLRILVPDELHGSLNTRTLPVRPNMNTREICRILAHKIRCTNPQDYGLFKLVQGEETLLGDHECPQELSHCLFAYKRIDAKIAWPKTSS, from the exons GAGCGATGTCTTCCTGGAACCGTATCTGCAGCAGCATGGAACCGTTCAGGTTGTCAGCTCGCCGAGCACGCCTCCGCCAAATCCGCTGCAGCATCATCAGCTCACGCAGCTACATCATGTACAG AGCGAGGAGTCGCTTTCCTCGGAAGGGTCGGCCACCTCGGGTGGATCTTCGAGCTCGACGGAAGATTCTGGCAGCGAGGTCGCGTGCGACATCACTCTGATCGAGAGGCTTATACGATCGCATCCGATTTGGTTCCTTCCTGGCATCCAAAGAGCCGGCGCTTTCCACTTGTTGCAAGGCAAAGAGGAAGGG AACTTCGTAGTCCGCCAGTCAAGTCAGAGCGACACGATGGCCCTGTCCGTGCGGCTGCCACCAGGAAAGGGACCGTACATCGAGCACTACCTGATCCAAGCCAACAAGGGGAAGCTGAGCTTGGAGACCAGCGAGAACAGGTTCGACAACATCCCCTCGCTGATCGCCCACTATTCTCAGTGTTG TGACGAATTGCCGGTCCAATTGACACTGCCAAGGGCGATGCGCGAGGCCAAGAATAGGCAGCAGCTCTCCTCCCTGGCGCTTCTGGGTCAGGAATTCTGGAGATACCCGATGGCGAATCCGAAACCACCGgagagcagcagcagcaacacgTCTAGCTTAAGCAGTTTCCGGGGTG GTAACAATAATTTgaataacaacaataacaatattCATACGCCGACGACGGAGAGTATCGTGTTGAATTTGGCGCCAATCTCGTCGCATGATACCC GAAGCTCGTCGCCTACAGGCGCCTTGACGACAACCACATTCGCGTCGTCGTTGCCTCGACAGCCTCGTCCAACGCCACCAAACACCTTGAATTTGACAACCTTCAACGAGCCTTTGGACCTGAAGAAAGAGAAGATCTCACCAGGCGACAAACTGTCTCAGAAATTAATCTCCCCTAATCTGGTGCAGAGCGTTCGTTGCCCTTCACCCGTGGTTCACAACGTGGAGAGTAACGTGCTGAGTCCTGTCCAGGACACCAAAGTCAGCTTCGAGTCGAAAACCATGGCAGAGACTTCGAAATCGACGATGGTCGAACTGTCCAGGACCAGATTCTCCTCTGTCAGCACTTCCATGATGAATTTCCATCAAAACGTGTCGACGTTCAATAATCTGTCCTGCACCACGTCCCCTGTACTACCTGAGATAAGAAATATCATAGCGGAGAATCATTCTGTGGGACAGAACGTGAAAACGCCACCTCCGCCGCCTCCGAGATGGGCGAAACCAGCGATTGGCCCGAATCAGAATAATTTCAGCGTTACTACCACCGTGACGTTCAATGTCAATCACTCGAATGATGTCGGTAGCTCTCAG AACACCCCATCGGACCCCAACACTTCTCTATTGAGCCCACAGAGCGCCACGTCGAACAAGTCTCTGACCTCAAACTTCTCCGTGAAGTCACCCTTGTCTCCGACGACGCCGATACTCTCCCCAATGTCAAAACTAGTCCCAAACACAGGCGTCAAGACGCCCAACGTTCTTTCACCAACTACGCCATCCAGTACGAGCAAATCGAAACGAAGACGAGACCGAGAAGCTCGAAAGAACTCGCAACACTACCAAGAATCTGACATTTTGGAGTCGTACTATCGAAGTTCACCTGGAGATAAGATTTCGGACTACGAGGATATTTGGAATACTACCGATCAGTCGAACCATTCCACGTGGTCTCCCAACGACAAACTGGCCAGGAATGATGGACCAGCGAACCCTCAGGACCGACTGAGGAACTCGAACGATCGACTGATGGTCCCAGACAGAGTTGCAAATGCAAATTCCGAGAGAAATTTCAACGAACGACTACCAACGAGCGAGCAGTTGATAGTGAGGAACGACAGGATGATCGTGAGAAACGACAAGTCGATCGGTAATGAGAAATTGAGTTACAAGGAGATGACCAGTCCCGAGTTTAGCAGCTTTAAGCCTGCTCAGGAGGCGAAGCCTGTGGAGCAGAGCAATGGATCGCCGGAAGAAACAGGAATGGGCAGGAGACCTGATCTGTTATCTCGAGTCT CAGGTAGCGCGAATTCCTTGAACAGTCCCAGCACAGTGACACCTCCCAGGAACAAATTAGGCTTAATGCTGGCCAAATCAGAGAGCAACAGCCCCCTGACACCAGAGTCGAAGCAGGGTAGTCCGTTTTACGCGGAGCCAGCGGACGCTATCGCGCAGAGCGCGGCGATAATACCAAGAAGACGACCTAGGAACAACCCAGCAACGAACAAATATCGACACAGCGAACCAGGGTGGCTACAAAACCCAGTAGGTGCAAATTCTAATCAGCTGCATCCGATCGACTGGGAGGAATCGGAAGAAACGGAAGATAAGACGCCTCTGATCTCGTCTTCCGTGGATAATTTGGCCAAGAGACTCGGCACCAAAGAGACCAAGAAGATTCCACGTGCCAAGCCAGTACAACCACCAAAGATCAGGACCAAGGTGTTCAACGACACTTCCTGGGCCGTGGACTCCAGCTGGGAATTTATTG GCAACGAAGGGGACGACTGCGATCCGGACTACGACTGTGACGCGGATTACGAGGGCGACAACGTGGCCAGAAAGTTTCCGGACGAGGAGTGTGACAGGGACGTTGTTGGGAACACTTTGACCGTTCAGAGTATCATCCTCCAACG GTACCCAGAGCTGTTGAAACCGCCAGACACGTCGGAGTCGCTTTACAGCGACAGGAACTCCTCGTACGACAACGTCGAGAAGAGGAACGAAAGAGAGGAGGCTGGAGACACCAGGAAGGACCAAACTTATGACTCTTCCGAGTGGGAGACGCCATTGGAGACGGACGAAAGCGACGTGGAGAGGATGAAGAGGAACAAGAGCTTCAAAGAACGACTGGACCCTCTTCTCT CTCCTCCGAGGTTGCAAGCCCTCAGGAATCGTGACAACGGAGGCACAGGCTCCAGCATAAGATCGTACGCCTTGCAGCTAGCCGCTGACAAAACTACCACCTTCTCTCAGAATATCGATAATTTCATCCAATGcacgaaagaagggaaagaagccAGTCCGCACGTGGTTATGAGAAACATGAGACAGTTCATGTCTGGAATGAAGAACTATTTGGTGAAACACGGCGAAAAGGAGTTCGAGAAAGAAGTGGAGAAGGAAAGATTGAAGCTGAAGGCGAATGAATTTTTGAATCTGGACGCGATTTTGGAGGGCGTGATGATGAACCTGGTGGTCAGACCGCTCAGGGAACATGTTTACAGACTGTTTGTGGATCATTACGCGACCACCGGTTCGTTGCAAACCCTCGCCGAGAGCATTCAACACGCCCAAGGGAAACACATTCAGGATCTCGGCGTTCGA CCAAAGATCATACCCCCATCGGAGCCCAATTTGGAACGAATCCTCAAGTGCATCGATCGTCTTCAGAAGGCGGATTCACCTTTGGATAAGCTGGAAAACCTTCTCGCAGCTTTTTCGGCAATTTTCAACTCT GTAAAACACGCAAATTCTGGTAAACATTTGGCGCTGGGTGCCGACGACCTCCTTCCTCTTCTAGTTTGGGTGTTGGTTCGTGGCAGAGTTGTGGACGCTGAAGTGGAGGCTGAGTACATGTGGGGCTTGCTTCATCCCTCTCTTCTCACTGGCGAAGGGGGATATTATCTGACGACCTTGTCCAGCGCAGTTCACGTTTTGAAGACGTTCAAGTCCAGCCAGGGAACGATGTCCACTTTAAAT GGCTGTGGAACACCAGACTGTTCATCCGTACTACGAATCTTAGTGCCAGATGAACTGCATGGATCCCTGAACACCAGAACGTTGCCTGTGCGACCGAATATGAACACGAGAGAGATCTGTCGCATTCTTGCACATAAGATTAGATGCACCAACCCCCAGGACTATGGACTGTTCAAACTGGTTCAAGGGGAAG AAACCTTACTCGGTGACCACGAGTGTCCGCAAGAACTCTCTCACTGCCTTTTCGCTTACAAGCGGATCGACGCGAAGATAGCCTGGCCGAAGACCAGTTCTTAA